In Nasonia vitripennis strain AsymCx chromosome 2, Nvit_psr_1.1, whole genome shotgun sequence, a genomic segment contains:
- the LOC100119816 gene encoding probable Ras GTPase-activating protein isoform X13: MHQSASAEAASPGGRRLSRSFHSCLRGADHDDTESDTSYEKACRRGSAPATPVLGARPLDVTPNRIVNFFSKRSFRSNPLKRTKSVTKLERQKQRGVGLGSGAGLRGCRSHESLLCGQAVTSMDLAAVTPLHPSLLNRPHCFQVTPSNGGPKYFSCRTAHEREQWMHSLRKSVQPEAEQTRRTDNSLQIWLLEAKGVPAKKRYFCEVCLDSTLYARTTAKLKADLCFWGERFDFHHLPAVNTIQVNLYREADRKKKRDKNVLIGSVNIPVNNVTSRYLTEKWYPVVGDKGPLKEPPALRVKCRFQSVDILPVQVYSEFLEYLKTDYAALCEKLEPVIGVKAKEDIATALVAVMQREKRAPQFLADLVMMDIHRIDDERLTFRGNSLATKAMEAYLKLTGDRYLQETLGPVVRGAVEGGDCEVDPLKVASVAALHKQQQNLRAAVELAWSRILASHSHFPVELRECFRIFRERLKEMGREDMADNLISASIFLRFLCPAILSPSLFNITHEYPNEKAARNLTLVAKTLQTLANFTRFQGKENFMEFMNDVLEREAPSMKTFLQLISSSKETQNNLMEYDGYIDLGKQLSLLHALLRESVATTSSNSPSSPPSRLPEILDRISQALDQPGPSPVPSTLRYPNLQNNIFRYNDPTIANSNTNLSISATSTLSSNHSTLNGTIGDSTEIIQSNTLGHNANNGTRSPNVVRAATLPRNAYMPTNGKLQLQINNDDYPLESSAFVSRSPTPISRQQHLHQRATAFAANNRSGPGYRLVTSASLANVNHCQTNASHPTSPTRSESHSNLKDSNYNITGSQSNNSTMAQHRHNISRLQNLDIHDRCEDNYNHNNYNVSRSASRNHCCKEENANQTHQQNYNNVSKTTINANNHTGSNITLSINHQPNNNSYHNSKTNGGNNPTGAQLANGNLDEFSDLLRYADDEVSESKSQKGSQISISQLSNVASSGYQSFAAYSQSSSPVDLTSNNANGHILNSAPLAFANPVYHMESNHHGRNGRRGSTSSDEREGSNGGVENVRGVDLSPSPPLQQNARNLQRNGLQSHQWRQNNSAIRPGNNEQSQNNVCCTKLRRRLSLDSTRDLSDTSEEESCATRRSKSRSHRSIDQYEVEIERLQSSVDRLRARLGAAEDADVDGLGPDTKMKSIISSHSALYTQNRFFYAPQNVALISVEEELRREQQKMSAALSYKQRVIDAQEQQIAALDAANSRLMSSNTRLLSALSTLRERYHGNNTNNATNVGSNTTKQSNNGNSSASNNNQASDASALLQNIADIGELKSSTC, from the exons AATTTCTTCTCGAAGCGATCGTTCCGATCGAATCCGCTGAAGAGGACGAAGAGCGTGACGAAGCTCGAGCGTCAGAAGCAGCGCGGAGTTGGTTTGGGCAGCGGCGCCGGTCTGCGCGGCTGTCGCTCGCACGAGTCGCTGCTCTGCGGCCAGGCTGTGACCTCGATGGACCTGGCCGCTGTGACACCGCTGCATCCGAGCCTCCTCAACAGGCCGCACTGCTTCCAGGTCACACCCAGCAACGGAGGACCCAAGTACTTTAGCTGCAGGACTGCTCACGAGAGGGAACAGTGGATGCACAG CTTACGCAAATCAGTGCAGCCGGAAGCCGAGCAGACGCGTCGGACGGACAATTCGCTGCAGATCTGGCTGCTCGAGGCTAAGGGCGTGCCGGCGAAGAAGCGCTACTTCTGCGAGGTATGCCTCGACTCGACGCTCTACGCTCGCACGACAGCGAAGCTCAAGGCCGATCTGTGCTTCTGGGGCGAGCGATTCGACTTCCATCACCTGCCGGCCGTCAATACCATCCAGGTGAACCTCTACAGAGAGGCCGACCGTAAGAAGAAGCGGGACAAGAACGTGCTGATCG GCTCAGTGAACATACCCGTGAACAACGTGACGTCGCGTTACCTCACGGAAAAATGGTACCCAGTGGTCGGGGACAAAGGTCCGCTGAAGGAACCTCCGGCACTTCGCGTCAAGTGTCGCTTCCAGTCGGTCGACATATTACCAGTTCAGGTCTACTCGGAGTTCCTCGAGTACCTGAAGACAGACTACGCGGCTCTCTGCGAAAAACTCGAGCCCGTGATCGGCGTCAAGGCCAAAGAGGATATCGCCACCGCACTCGTCGCCGTAATGCAGAGGGAGAAGAGGGCGCCCCAGTTTTTGGCTGATCTCGTTATGATGGACATTCACAGAATCG ACGACGAAAGGCTGACCTTCCGTGGCAACAGTCTGGCGACCAAAGCGATGGAAGCTTACCTGAAGCTGACCGGCGATCGTTATCTGCAAGAGACGCTCGGTCCGGTGGTTCGCGGCGCAGTCGAGGGAGGCGACTGCGAGGTCGACCCCCTGAAGGTAGCCTCCGTCGCAGCACTGCACAAACAACAGCAGAATCTCCGAGCCGCCGTCGAACTCGCCTGGAGCCGAATCCTCGCGAGTCACTCGCATTTCCCCGTCGAGCTGAGGGAGTGCTTCCGCATATTCAGGGAGAGACTTAAGGAGATGGGCCGAGAGGACATGGCCGATAATCTGATTTCGGCCTCGATTTTCCTCAGGTTTTTGTGCCCCGCGATTCTCAGTCCGTCGCTCTTCAACATTACGCACG AGTATCCGAACGAAAAGGCTGCGAGAAATCTGACGCTGGTGGCGAAGACCCTGCAGACTCTGGCGAACTTTACGAGATTCCAGGGAAAGGAGAATTTTATGGAATTCATGAACGACGTCCTGGAACGTGAAGCGCCTTCGATGAAAACCTTTTTGCAATTAATAAGC AGTTCGAAAGAAACGCAAAACAACTTGATGGAGTACGACGGCTACATCGACCTGGGCAAGCAATTATCGCTCCTACACGCGCTTCTCCGCGAGAGCGTCGCAACGACTTCGTCGAACTCTCCCTCATCGCCACCCTCCCGTCTCCCAGAGATCCTCGACAGGATCTCTCAGGCCCTCGATCAACCCGGGCCTTCGCCTGTACCCTCGACTCTACGCTATCCAAACCTCCAGAACAACATTTTTCGCTACAACGACCCGACCATCGCCAACAGCAACACCAACCTCTCGATCTCCGCGACCTCGACTCTCAGCAGCAACCACAGCACTCTGAACGGCACGATCGGCGACAGTACCGAGATCATTCAGAGCAATACACTCGGACACAATGCCAATAACGGCACACGAAGCCCGAATGTGGTTAGGGCTGCGACACTGCCCCGCAACGCTTACATGCCCACCAACGGCAAGCTTCAGCTGCAAATCAACAACGATGACTACCCGCTCGAGTCGTCGGCTTTCGTCTCCAGGTCACCGACGCCCATCAGTCGGCAGCAGCATCTTCATCAGCGAGCCACTGCCTTCGCAGCCAACAATCGCAGTGGACCCGGATACAGGCTGGTCACCAGCGCAAGTTTAGCTAATGTGAATCACTGTCAGACTAACGCTAGCCATCCGACTAGCCCTACGAGGTCCGAGAGTCACAGCAACTTGAAGGACTCGAATTACAACATTACCGGCAGTCAGTCCAACAACAGCACGATGGCCCAACACAGACACAACATCTCCAGGCTGCAGAACCTCGACATTCACGACAGATGCGAGGACAACTACAACCACAATAATTATAACGTGTCGAGGTCTGCGAGCAGGAACCACTGCTGTAAGGAAGAGAACGCCAACCAGACCCATCAGCAGAACTATAACAACGTCTCCAAGACGACGATCAACGCCAATAACCACACCGGCTCGAACATCACTCTGTCGATCAACCACCAACCGAACAACAACAGCTACCACAACTCGAAAACCAACGGCGGCAATAACCCAACCGGAGCACAACTAGCTAACGGTAATCTGGACGAGTTTTCAGACCTGCTGAGGTATGCCGACGACGAGGTGAGCGAGTCCAAATCGCAGAAGGGTTCGCAGATCTCGATCTCGCAGCTGAGCAATGTTGCCTCTTCTGGCTACCAGAGCTTCGCCGCCTACAGCCAGAGCTCTAGCCCCGTAGATCTCACGAGCAATAACGCCAACGGCCACATCCTCAACAGCGCACCTCTAGCCTTCGCCAACCCGGTATATCACATGGAGTCGAACCATCACGGTAGAAACGGCAGGCGAGGAAGCACCAGCTCCGACGAGCGAGAAGGTAGCAATGGTGGTGTAGAGAACGTAAGGGGTGTCGATCTCAGCCCATCGCCACCACTGCAGCAGAACGCGAGGAACCTGCAGAGGAACGGACTACAATCGCACCAGTGGAGACAGAATAACTCGGCAATCAGGCCGGGAAATAATGAACAGAGCCAGAACAACGTGTGCTGCACAAAGCTGAGGAGAAGGCTGTCGCTGGACTCCACGAGAGATCTGTCGGATACCAGTGAGGAAGAGAGCTGCGCCACAAGGAGAAGCAAATCCAGAAGTCATCGAAGTATCGATCAG TACGAGGTCGAAATCGAGAGGTTGCAGAGCAGCGTTGACAGACTGCGTGCCCGGCTGGGCGCCGCCGAGGACGCTGATGTCGACGGCTTGGGGCCCGACACCAAAATGAAGAGCATTATCTCCAG tcACAGCGCGCTCTACACACAAAACCGCTTCTTCTACGCTCCACAAAACGTTGC GTTGATATCCGTGGAGGAGGAACTGCGTCGCGAGCAACAAAAGATGTCAGCAGCGCTGTCGTACAAGCAGCGCGTGATCGACGCGCAGGAGCAGCAGATAGCCGCCTTGGACGCGGCCAACTCGCGCCTCATGTCGTCGAATACAAGACTGTTGTCCGCATTAAGCACCCTGAGGGAGCGCTACCACGGTAACAATACCAACAACGCCACCAATGTCGGCAGCAACACCACCAAACAGTCCAACAACGGCAATTCGTCGGCCAGCAACAACAACCAGGCCAGCGATGCCTCGGCGCTTCTTCAGAACATCGCTGACATCGGCGAACTGAAAAGCTCGACCTGCTAA
- the LOC100119816 gene encoding probable Ras GTPase-activating protein isoform X11 produces MSHKKVWNSIMRRRKKNRLDLETENDSSGSVCELKSLSLPRGFLPELTEQCETDTSYEKACRRGSAPATPVLGARPLDVTPNRIVNFFSKRSFRSNPLKRTKSVTKLERQKQRGVGLGSGAGLRGCRSHESLLCGQAVTSMDLAAVTPLHPSLLNRPHCFQVTPSNGGPKYFSCRTAHEREQWMHSLRKSVQPEAEQTRRTDNSLQIWLLEAKGVPAKKRYFCEVCLDSTLYARTTAKLKADLCFWGERFDFHHLPAVNTIQVNLYREADRKKKRDKNVLIGSVNIPVNNVTSRYLTEKWYPVVGDKGPLKEPPALRVKCRFQSVDILPVQVYSEFLEYLKTDYAALCEKLEPVIGVKAKEDIATALVAVMQREKRAPQFLADLVMMDIHRIDDERLTFRGNSLATKAMEAYLKLTGDRYLQETLGPVVRGAVEGGDCEVDPLKVASVAALHKQQQNLRAAVELAWSRILASHSHFPVELRECFRIFRERLKEMGREDMADNLISASIFLRFLCPAILSPSLFNITHEYPNEKAARNLTLVAKTLQTLANFTRFQGKENFMEFMNDVLEREAPSMKTFLQLISSSKETQNNLMEYDGYIDLGKQLSLLHALLRESVATTSSNSPSSPPSRLPEILDRISQALDQPGPSPVPSTLRYPNLQNNIFRYNDPTIANSNTNLSISATSTLSSNHSTLNGTIGDSTEIIQSNTLGHNANNGTRSPNVVRAATLPRNAYMPTNGKLQLQINNDDYPLESSAFVSRSPTPISRQQHLHQRATAFAANNRSGPGYRLVTSASLANVNHCQTNASHPTSPTRSESHSNLKDSNYNITGSQSNNSTMAQHRHNISRLQNLDIHDRCEDNYNHNNYNVSRSASRNHCCKEENANQTHQQNYNNVSKTTINANNHTGSNITLSINHQPNNNSYHNSKTNGGNNPTGAQLANGNLDEFSDLLRYADDEVSESKSQKGSQISISQLSNVASSGYQSFAAYSQSSSPVDLTSNNANGHILNSAPLAFANPVYHMESNHHGRNGRRGSTSSDEREGSNGGVENVRGVDLSPSPPLQQNARNLQRNGLQSHQWRQNNSAIRPGNNEQSQNNVCCTKLRRRLSLDSTRDLSDTSEEESCATRRSKSRSHRSIDQYEVEIERLQSSVDRLRARLGAAEDADVDGLGPDTKMKSIISSHSALYTQNRFFYAPQNVALISVEEELRREQQKMSAALSYKQRVIDAQEQQIAALDAANSRLMSSNTRLLSALSTLRERYHGNNTNNATNVGSNTTKQSNNGNSSASNNNQASDASALLQNIADIGELKSSTC; encoded by the exons AATTTCTTCTCGAAGCGATCGTTCCGATCGAATCCGCTGAAGAGGACGAAGAGCGTGACGAAGCTCGAGCGTCAGAAGCAGCGCGGAGTTGGTTTGGGCAGCGGCGCCGGTCTGCGCGGCTGTCGCTCGCACGAGTCGCTGCTCTGCGGCCAGGCTGTGACCTCGATGGACCTGGCCGCTGTGACACCGCTGCATCCGAGCCTCCTCAACAGGCCGCACTGCTTCCAGGTCACACCCAGCAACGGAGGACCCAAGTACTTTAGCTGCAGGACTGCTCACGAGAGGGAACAGTGGATGCACAG CTTACGCAAATCAGTGCAGCCGGAAGCCGAGCAGACGCGTCGGACGGACAATTCGCTGCAGATCTGGCTGCTCGAGGCTAAGGGCGTGCCGGCGAAGAAGCGCTACTTCTGCGAGGTATGCCTCGACTCGACGCTCTACGCTCGCACGACAGCGAAGCTCAAGGCCGATCTGTGCTTCTGGGGCGAGCGATTCGACTTCCATCACCTGCCGGCCGTCAATACCATCCAGGTGAACCTCTACAGAGAGGCCGACCGTAAGAAGAAGCGGGACAAGAACGTGCTGATCG GCTCAGTGAACATACCCGTGAACAACGTGACGTCGCGTTACCTCACGGAAAAATGGTACCCAGTGGTCGGGGACAAAGGTCCGCTGAAGGAACCTCCGGCACTTCGCGTCAAGTGTCGCTTCCAGTCGGTCGACATATTACCAGTTCAGGTCTACTCGGAGTTCCTCGAGTACCTGAAGACAGACTACGCGGCTCTCTGCGAAAAACTCGAGCCCGTGATCGGCGTCAAGGCCAAAGAGGATATCGCCACCGCACTCGTCGCCGTAATGCAGAGGGAGAAGAGGGCGCCCCAGTTTTTGGCTGATCTCGTTATGATGGACATTCACAGAATCG ACGACGAAAGGCTGACCTTCCGTGGCAACAGTCTGGCGACCAAAGCGATGGAAGCTTACCTGAAGCTGACCGGCGATCGTTATCTGCAAGAGACGCTCGGTCCGGTGGTTCGCGGCGCAGTCGAGGGAGGCGACTGCGAGGTCGACCCCCTGAAGGTAGCCTCCGTCGCAGCACTGCACAAACAACAGCAGAATCTCCGAGCCGCCGTCGAACTCGCCTGGAGCCGAATCCTCGCGAGTCACTCGCATTTCCCCGTCGAGCTGAGGGAGTGCTTCCGCATATTCAGGGAGAGACTTAAGGAGATGGGCCGAGAGGACATGGCCGATAATCTGATTTCGGCCTCGATTTTCCTCAGGTTTTTGTGCCCCGCGATTCTCAGTCCGTCGCTCTTCAACATTACGCACG AGTATCCGAACGAAAAGGCTGCGAGAAATCTGACGCTGGTGGCGAAGACCCTGCAGACTCTGGCGAACTTTACGAGATTCCAGGGAAAGGAGAATTTTATGGAATTCATGAACGACGTCCTGGAACGTGAAGCGCCTTCGATGAAAACCTTTTTGCAATTAATAAGC AGTTCGAAAGAAACGCAAAACAACTTGATGGAGTACGACGGCTACATCGACCTGGGCAAGCAATTATCGCTCCTACACGCGCTTCTCCGCGAGAGCGTCGCAACGACTTCGTCGAACTCTCCCTCATCGCCACCCTCCCGTCTCCCAGAGATCCTCGACAGGATCTCTCAGGCCCTCGATCAACCCGGGCCTTCGCCTGTACCCTCGACTCTACGCTATCCAAACCTCCAGAACAACATTTTTCGCTACAACGACCCGACCATCGCCAACAGCAACACCAACCTCTCGATCTCCGCGACCTCGACTCTCAGCAGCAACCACAGCACTCTGAACGGCACGATCGGCGACAGTACCGAGATCATTCAGAGCAATACACTCGGACACAATGCCAATAACGGCACACGAAGCCCGAATGTGGTTAGGGCTGCGACACTGCCCCGCAACGCTTACATGCCCACCAACGGCAAGCTTCAGCTGCAAATCAACAACGATGACTACCCGCTCGAGTCGTCGGCTTTCGTCTCCAGGTCACCGACGCCCATCAGTCGGCAGCAGCATCTTCATCAGCGAGCCACTGCCTTCGCAGCCAACAATCGCAGTGGACCCGGATACAGGCTGGTCACCAGCGCAAGTTTAGCTAATGTGAATCACTGTCAGACTAACGCTAGCCATCCGACTAGCCCTACGAGGTCCGAGAGTCACAGCAACTTGAAGGACTCGAATTACAACATTACCGGCAGTCAGTCCAACAACAGCACGATGGCCCAACACAGACACAACATCTCCAGGCTGCAGAACCTCGACATTCACGACAGATGCGAGGACAACTACAACCACAATAATTATAACGTGTCGAGGTCTGCGAGCAGGAACCACTGCTGTAAGGAAGAGAACGCCAACCAGACCCATCAGCAGAACTATAACAACGTCTCCAAGACGACGATCAACGCCAATAACCACACCGGCTCGAACATCACTCTGTCGATCAACCACCAACCGAACAACAACAGCTACCACAACTCGAAAACCAACGGCGGCAATAACCCAACCGGAGCACAACTAGCTAACGGTAATCTGGACGAGTTTTCAGACCTGCTGAGGTATGCCGACGACGAGGTGAGCGAGTCCAAATCGCAGAAGGGTTCGCAGATCTCGATCTCGCAGCTGAGCAATGTTGCCTCTTCTGGCTACCAGAGCTTCGCCGCCTACAGCCAGAGCTCTAGCCCCGTAGATCTCACGAGCAATAACGCCAACGGCCACATCCTCAACAGCGCACCTCTAGCCTTCGCCAACCCGGTATATCACATGGAGTCGAACCATCACGGTAGAAACGGCAGGCGAGGAAGCACCAGCTCCGACGAGCGAGAAGGTAGCAATGGTGGTGTAGAGAACGTAAGGGGTGTCGATCTCAGCCCATCGCCACCACTGCAGCAGAACGCGAGGAACCTGCAGAGGAACGGACTACAATCGCACCAGTGGAGACAGAATAACTCGGCAATCAGGCCGGGAAATAATGAACAGAGCCAGAACAACGTGTGCTGCACAAAGCTGAGGAGAAGGCTGTCGCTGGACTCCACGAGAGATCTGTCGGATACCAGTGAGGAAGAGAGCTGCGCCACAAGGAGAAGCAAATCCAGAAGTCATCGAAGTATCGATCAG TACGAGGTCGAAATCGAGAGGTTGCAGAGCAGCGTTGACAGACTGCGTGCCCGGCTGGGCGCCGCCGAGGACGCTGATGTCGACGGCTTGGGGCCCGACACCAAAATGAAGAGCATTATCTCCAG tcACAGCGCGCTCTACACACAAAACCGCTTCTTCTACGCTCCACAAAACGTTGC GTTGATATCCGTGGAGGAGGAACTGCGTCGCGAGCAACAAAAGATGTCAGCAGCGCTGTCGTACAAGCAGCGCGTGATCGACGCGCAGGAGCAGCAGATAGCCGCCTTGGACGCGGCCAACTCGCGCCTCATGTCGTCGAATACAAGACTGTTGTCCGCATTAAGCACCCTGAGGGAGCGCTACCACGGTAACAATACCAACAACGCCACCAATGTCGGCAGCAACACCACCAAACAGTCCAACAACGGCAATTCGTCGGCCAGCAACAACAACCAGGCCAGCGATGCCTCGGCGCTTCTTCAGAACATCGCTGACATCGGCGAACTGAAAAGCTCGACCTGCTAA